Proteins encoded in a region of the Uloborus diversus isolate 005 chromosome 1, Udiv.v.3.1, whole genome shotgun sequence genome:
- the LOC129234286 gene encoding 5-hydroxytryptamine receptor 2B-like has product MKNISLMPSDMMDRMYTNFTVEEADIKPPSEVIYLICICLTLGLMISATVIGNLFVMVAIVKDRNLNNLSNYLVFSLALADLLVALLVMPIGAVYEVKKEWTMGAVLCDIWTICDVLCCTASILHLLAIAIDRYWAVTNVDYARNRCKKRIYTAIVLVWAISFTVSIAPIFGWKDPDFITRIEIEKRCLVSQDVGYQVFATCSSFYVPLVMILILYSRIFQEARKRIRRRPGAASQAMLLVQRPPPALTDSKRSSGSPTSSFDPPSYVVDTTLSCNVTEATTDSHTTTSSVNSSSSKQPKCQTHNGLEHTKLPLTSQSSSSGSGAVGRLLHIGKREKKPENNLAKREKKAAKTLAIITGVFVMCWLPFFIMALLLPLCNGCEPNFPIFSIFLWLGYANSMINPIIYTIFSPDFRSAFRKLLQCPFTGSQQPSL; this is encoded by the coding sequence ATGAAGAATATTTCTTTGATGCCTTCTGATATGATGGATAGAATGTACACGAATTTTACCGTCGAAGAGGCAGATATAAAGCCACCAAGTGAAGTAATATATCTAATCTGCATTTGTTTAACCCTTGGGTTGATGATTTCTGCAACAGTAATTGGAAACTTATTTGTCATGGTTGCTATCGTAAAAGATAGAAATCTGAATAATCTAAGCAACTATTTAGTTTTTTCATTGGCTCTAGCTGACTTGTTGGTAGCTTTATTGGTTATGCCAATAGGTGCTGTATATGAGGTGAAAAAGGAATGGACCATGGGCGCTGTTTTGTGTGATATTTGGACAATTTGTGATGTTCTTTGCTGCACTGCATCTATACTTCATTTATTAGCCATTGCTATTGATAGATATTGGGCTGTTACTAATGTAGACTATGCTAGAAATCGCTGCAAGAAAAGAATTTATACAGCGATTGTCTTAGTATGGGCGATATCTTTCACTGTGTCCATTGCACCTATATTTGGTTGGAAAGATCCTGATTTCATAACTAGAATTGAAATCGAAAAACGATGTCTGGTTAGCCAAGATGTCGGGTATCAGGTTTTTGCAACGTGCTCAAGCTTTTACGTGCCATTGGTGATGATACTTATTCTGTACTCACGAATCTTCCAAGAAGCTCGCAAAAGAATCAGAAGGAGGCCTGGAGCAGCAAGTCAAGCAATGCTTTTGGTTCAACGACCACCTCCAGCTCTAACAGACTCAAAGCGCAGTAGTGGATCACCAACTTCAAGTTTCGATCCACCTTCGTATGTCGTTGACACTACATTATCGTGCAACGTGACAGAAGCAACGACGGACAGTCACACCACCACATCCTCAGTAAATTCATCGAGTAGTAAACAACCAAAGTGTCAAACTCACAATGGCCTGGAACACACAAAGTTGCCATTGACGAGTCAGTCATCCTCATCTGGCAGTGGTGCTGTAGGTCGATTGCTTCACATTGGAAAGCGCGAGAAAAAGCCAGAAAATAATTTGgctaaaagagaaaagaaagctgCCAAGACCTTAGCCATCATAACAGGAGTGTTTGTTATGTGCTGGCTGCCATTTTTCATCATGGCTTTACTATTGCCTTTATGTAACGGCTGTGAGCCAAACTTCCCGATTTTTAGCATATTCTTGTGGCTCGGTTATGCCAACTCTATGATCAATCCTATTATCTATACCATCTTCAGCCCAGACTTTAGAAGTGCATTCAGGAAATTACTGCAGTGTCCTTTTACTGGCTCACAGCAACCTTCATTGTGA